AAATTGAAAAAATTGGAGTACATCGAAAAATTCATTGGTGATGAGTTTGAAGGATTGGTATCCGGCGTGCAGGCCTTTGGGGTGTTCGTGGAGCTAAAAGATATTTTTGTGGAAGGCATTGTGCCTGTAGAGACGATGACCGATGATTTTTACATCTATGATGAACCGACTTTTTCTTTGATTGGACGCGATACCGAAACGACCATTCGCCTGGGCGATGAGGTGCGCATTCGCGTGGAAGAGGTGGATTTTGAGCGTCGGCGAGCCCGTTTTAGCTTGCTGGAAAATTTAAGCGATGAACCCGGGCGTAGCGAACACCGAACCCATCTGCTGAATGAAACGACGCGTCAGCCCAGACGGAAGCGCGGAAAGAGACGAAAATAATCAGGCATTAATCTGGCAGCCAGCCGGAAAATTTAACCATTCAATGATAAAATGGAAAGGACAGGTTATGCGTGTTGAAATTCCTCGTGAAAAGTTAGAAAAATGGGCGGATTATTTACTGGAGTATTCCCTTGACGGCATTAGCAAAGACGACGTGGTGATGATCAAAGGCGAGCCCATTACCTGGCCCCTGATTTATGTGCTGGAAGAAAAGGTAATTAAAGCCGGCGGAATTCCGGACGTGAACCTGGTGCCCCCCGACAACGACCGCGGCAAGGTGTGGAGCGCAACCATGGCGCGTTATGGTACTCTGGAGCAAATCAAGCGCGTTCCGCAGTGGCATATTGAACGCTACCGGGCCATGACCAAGTATATCGAAGTGTTAGGAGCTGAAGATCCGTCGTTGTATTCCAACACCCCGGAAGAGACGACGCGCGCCATCATGCAGGAAGACGAACCCATTAAAAACATCCGTCTGGCCAAACCCTGGGTGCTGACTCTTTATCCTACCAAAGGTTTTGCCGATCTGGAAGGGATGACGCTCGAACGTTTTACCGAAGTGGTGGTTAATGCCTCAATGGTCGATCCACGGCTGTTGGACGAATTGGAAGAGGACATTTACCAGGTAATGCGTCGCAGCAAAACCATGCGCATTGTAACACGCCATCCGAAAGAGAAGCGTGAACTGGAACTGACCATGAGCATCGCCAATCGTAATATTGTTAAGTGTACCGGAAAACGTAACTTTCCGGATGGTGAGGTGTTTACCAGCCCGGACGCCAATACGGTGGAAGGGGAGATTTTTGTCGATTTGCCGGTCAGTTATTCTGGCGTAACCATTCGGGGCATTTATCTGCGCTTTGAAAAGGGACGTATTGTAGATTATACGGCCGAAGAAGGCTTTGACACCCTGCAAAAAATCATCGAAACGGATGAAGGTTCGCACCGGCTGGGCGAAGTGGCCTTAGGCATGAACAACGGCATTGAAGAAGTGCTCAAACATCCCCTGTTTGTAGAAAAGGTTGGCGGTACGCTGCACATTGCTATCGGCGCCAGTTATCCCGAATGCTTTATTGATCAGGAAGATTCCGAATTTGCCAAACAACAGTTGGAAGAATTTTACAAAAAAGGCATTGCTAACAAATCTGCGCAGCATGTGGACATTGTAACCGATTTTCGACCTGGCGGCACAGGACAGGCGGTTTACCTGGACGATGTGAAACTGGAAATTAAGGACAACATCTGGGTGGTGCCCAAATAAAGAAAGAATTCGAAGGCGGGGGGAGGAATTACGAATTAAGGATTACGAATTATCATGTGCAGGGGGAGATCGGGCCAAAATGATTCTGCCAGAGCGGCATGGTTATGGGATGAATTTTTGATTACGAATTATTAATTACGGTTAGAACGCGTTGGATGAGACGGTGTTCGGTGTTTTCTGGTGTAGCCCTCACCCCCTCATTCCCCCTGATTCCTGCCCGGATGCTCATGTGAAGGTGCGTTTTGGTTAGGGTGTGTCTCAAAAGCGAAATTAAATGTATATTTATTTAAATTCATGGTAAATCTTGCATTAGCCCTCACCCCCTGCCCCCCTCTCCCGAAAATCGGGAGAGGGGGAATTAAAGGGGGTGAGGGAAAGAAAAAATTTATAAAAATACATTATCTTTGACTTTTGGGACAGCCCCCTATAATCATGTCCTCCCTTCGGGATTTTTTCGCCAATCCACCATTCCACCATTCCACCATTCCACCATTCAACCAATTATCCACTCACGCGTAGCGGCATTCCGGTTGTTCGCGTCCCGGTTTGGTCATAACCACCTGCCACAGTTGCGTTTGCCTGGCTCTGAAGCCGCCCGCCGAGCTCAGCAAATAGTAACGCCACATGCGGTAAAAACGTTCGCCGTATTTATCTTTCAACTCCGGCCAGGCCGCTTCAAAATTAGCATACCAGGCCATCAACGTTTTATCGTAATGGGGGCCGAAGTTGTGCCAGTCTTCCATCACAAAAAGTCCTTCCATGGCCCGGGCCAGCTGGGCAATGGAAGGCAGCATACCATTGGGAAAAATGTATTTGGTCGTCCAGGCGTTGGCCGTGGTGGTGCTGACATTGCTGCCGATAGTGTGGAAAAAGGCAATACCGTCATCTTTTAAAGTGCGATCGACCACTTCCATGTAGGTGCGGTAATTTTTGTAGCCCACATGTTCCATGATGCCGATGGAAAGCACACGGTCGTACCGCCCCTGAACATCGCGGTAGTCCATCAGTTTCAATTCCACCGGCAGGCCTTTTGCCATTTGCCTGCCCAGTTCCACCTGCTCTCTGGAAACGGTCACGCCGGTGACTTTAACCCCGTATTTTTCCGCAGCGTAAATAGCAAAAGATCCCCAGCCGCAGCCGAGTTCCAGAACTTCCATTCCTGGTTTAAGATTCAGTTTTTTGCAAACCAATTCCAGTTTAGCTTCCTGCGCCTCATCCAGATTACGGGCATTTTTCCAGTAAGCGCAGGTGTAATTCAGCCGTTTGTCCAGCATGCGCGTGTAAAGATCATTGCCAATGTCGTAATGTTTTTTCCCTACCTGAAAGGCGCGGCGTTTTGCCTGTAGATTGAATATCTTGGCGCGCAGAGCGTGCCATTGAATTTTCCAGTTTCCTTTAACCTGTTCATCAAGCCTGGCGCGCAGAACGCGG
This sequence is a window from Caldithrix abyssi DSM 13497. Protein-coding genes within it:
- a CDS encoding aminopeptidase, producing MRVEIPREKLEKWADYLLEYSLDGISKDDVVMIKGEPITWPLIYVLEEKVIKAGGIPDVNLVPPDNDRGKVWSATMARYGTLEQIKRVPQWHIERYRAMTKYIEVLGAEDPSLYSNTPEETTRAIMQEDEPIKNIRLAKPWVLTLYPTKGFADLEGMTLERFTEVVVNASMVDPRLLDELEEDIYQVMRRSKTMRIVTRHPKEKRELELTMSIANRNIVKCTGKRNFPDGEVFTSPDANTVEGEIFVDLPVSYSGVTIRGIYLRFEKGRIVDYTAEEGFDTLQKIIETDEGSHRLGEVALGMNNGIEEVLKHPLFVEKVGGTLHIAIGASYPECFIDQEDSEFAKQQLEEFYKKGIANKSAQHVDIVTDFRPGGTGQAVYLDDVKLEIKDNIWVVPK
- the cfa gene encoding cyclopropane fatty acyl phospholipid synthase, which codes for MPVDSAEKTVRQLLEVAGIAVNGSNPYDIQVHNPRFYQRVLSETALGLGESYMDGWWDCQALDQFFDRVLRARLDEQVKGNWKIQWHALRAKIFNLQAKRRAFQVGKKHYDIGNDLYTRMLDKRLNYTCAYWKNARNLDEAQEAKLELVCKKLNLKPGMEVLELGCGWGSFAIYAAEKYGVKVTGVTVSREQVELGRQMAKGLPVELKLMDYRDVQGRYDRVLSIGIMEHVGYKNYRTYMEVVDRTLKDDGIAFFHTIGSNVSTTTANAWTTKYIFPNGMLPSIAQLARAMEGLFVMEDWHNFGPHYDKTLMAWYANFEAAWPELKDKYGERFYRMWRYYLLSSAGGFRARQTQLWQVVMTKPGREQPECRYA